A stretch of the Uranotaenia lowii strain MFRU-FL chromosome 3, ASM2978415v1, whole genome shotgun sequence genome encodes the following:
- the LOC129754087 gene encoding uncharacterized protein LOC129754087 — translation MLRFVSALAILASTVKASPIEPAHYSYVATHQPYYQPQQHAYPEYYPVQAVESYHHQPEPHHYVAQLPQKQYIEVDAHELAGLGHYTGHSQGYSALYGGDNHGHLYHGGSYNGGYANKYNDYYAYPKYKFEYGVDDPHTGDHKKQWEFRDGDVVKGGYMLKEADGTTRVVEYTADDHNGFNAVVKKIGHAYHPEPHHAPQHYSQNNGYGYLGNYAGAYASGDYYGKGATSYTKVWKQH, via the exons ATGTTGAGA TTTGTATCAGCTCTGGCCATTTTGGCATCGACCGTCAAAGCCAGCCCCATCGAACCTGCTCATTATTCGTATGTGGCCACTCATCAGCCATATTACCAGCCGCAGCAGCACGCATACCCGGAATACTACCCGGTCCAGGCCGTAGAGTCCTATCATCATCAACCGGAACCTCATCACTACGTCGCTCAGCTGCCTCAGAAGCAATACATCGAAGTCGACGCCCATGAACTAGCCGGGTTGGGTCACTACACTGGTCACAGCCAAGGCTACAGTGCCCTGTACGGTGGAGACAACCATGGCCATCTTTATCACGGAGGATCGTACAACGGAGGCTATGCCAACAAGTACAACGACTACTACGCCTATCCTAAGTACAAGTTCGAATACGGCGTCGATGACCCACACACCGGAGATCACAAGAAGCAGTGGGAATTCCGCGACGGTGATGTTGTCAAGG GTGGATACATGCTAAAGGAAGCCGACGGAACGACCCGTGTTGTTGAGTACACTGCCGATGACCATAACGGTTTCAACGCAGTGGTTAAGAAGATCGGTCATGCTTATCATCCGGAACCTCACCATGCCCCACAACACTACTCGCAGAACAACGGATACGGATACCTTGGTAATTACGCTGGAGCTTATGCCAGCGGTGATTACTATGGCAAGGGTGCCACCAGCTATACCAAGGTCTGGAAGCAGCATTAA